A genome region from Natranaeroarchaeum sulfidigenes includes the following:
- a CDS encoding GIY-YIG nuclease family protein encodes MLSDKLREIPVDTQGVYCLFDLDGNAAYAGKSSDLRSRLRQHFIRQDSSVASYGRLDIWDISHFHWWEAESYDRAEDFLLDYYSPYLNFKSDLETPNGSSPIGFENPDGVVHLIDEEEREFRSQPYNRTKQKIDHISRMVDKIKLAGHSDNTKRTLYEHQRILRNNIDEFLGVKQPEDQSDLQDYTE; translated from the coding sequence ATGCTCTCGGATAAACTGAGAGAGATTCCGGTAGATACACAGGGAGTGTACTGCCTGTTTGATCTTGATGGGAACGCAGCTTATGCAGGGAAAAGCAGCGACCTTCGAAGTCGACTTCGCCAGCACTTCATCCGTCAAGACTCAAGCGTAGCCAGCTATGGTCGCTTGGATATCTGGGATATTAGCCACTTCCATTGGTGGGAAGCGGAGTCATACGACCGTGCGGAAGACTTCCTCCTCGACTACTATTCACCGTACCTGAATTTCAAGAGTGATCTTGAAACGCCAAATGGATCGTCGCCTATCGGGTTCGAAAACCCGGATGGCGTTGTACATCTCATTGATGAAGAAGAGCGTGAATTTCGATCCCAGCCCTATAACCGAACTAAACAAAAGATAGATCATATCTCACGGATGGTCGACAAGATCAAGCTGGCTGGCCACAGCGACAATACGAAGCGTACTCTCTACGAGCACCAACGGATTTTGCGAAATAATATCGACGAATTCCTCGGTGTGAAGCAACCAGAGGACCAGTCTGATCTTCAAGATTATACCGAATGA
- a CDS encoding IS6 family transposase, producing MDLEFVEREATPELLMKLGIQLHLAGLSLSNTVSILEVFGVKRARSTVHSWVHKADLQPEAGQSPDHVAVDETVIRLNGQQYWLYAAVDPETKELLHTELESTTTTVLAQSFLATVREKHDVEDAVFLVDGASSLQIACSPHGLDFRYEKRGNRNSVERVFREVKRRTSSFSNSFSHTEPETADNWLRSFAFAWNQLI from the coding sequence ATTGACTTAGAGTTTGTTGAACGCGAAGCGACACCGGAGCTGCTGATGAAGCTTGGTATTCAGCTCCATCTTGCTGGACTATCACTTTCGAATACCGTTTCTATTCTCGAAGTATTTGGTGTCAAACGGGCTCGATCGACCGTGCACAGCTGGGTTCACAAGGCAGATCTACAGCCCGAAGCTGGTCAAAGCCCGGATCACGTTGCGGTTGATGAAACCGTGATCCGACTCAATGGACAGCAGTACTGGCTGTATGCTGCTGTTGATCCGGAAACAAAAGAATTACTCCATACAGAGCTTGAATCAACCACTACAACCGTTCTCGCTCAATCGTTTCTTGCCACAGTACGGGAGAAACACGATGTCGAAGACGCGGTGTTTCTCGTCGATGGCGCAAGCTCGCTCCAAATAGCCTGCTCACCACACGGCCTCGATTTCAGATACGAAAAACGAGGAAATCGGAATAGTGTCGAACGTGTTTTTCGAGAGGTAAAACGACGAACTTCTTCGTTTAGTAATAGCTTTAGTCACACCGAACCAGAAACTGCTGACAACTGGCTCAGATCGTTCGCCTTCGCATGGAATCAGCTTATCTGA
- a CDS encoding vWA domain-containing protein: MKTHVTFVLDSSGSMSAIEEDTIGGFNSFLEEQRDEQGTTTVTLYDFNTNVECVYQARLVEEAPKLDSGNYTPSGRTALHDAISTVLTEMSDRISSLYPDARPDNVIVVVLTDGKENASETPQSMVRRQVESRREELDWEFLFIGANQDAALTASSMGIDTDRSLDMAHSSEGTRAAYESTSERIRQAREEGTTGGFEQTDRQKQDQARDYEQ, from the coding sequence ATGAAGACTCACGTTACTTTCGTACTCGATTCGTCGGGGTCAATGTCGGCAATAGAGGAGGATACGATCGGGGGGTTCAATTCGTTCCTTGAAGAGCAGCGGGATGAGCAGGGAACGACAACGGTTACGCTGTATGATTTCAATACGAACGTTGAGTGTGTTTATCAGGCGCGTCTGGTCGAAGAAGCACCGAAACTTGACAGCGGAAATTATACACCAAGTGGTCGGACGGCGTTGCACGATGCGATCTCGACTGTTTTAACTGAGATGAGTGATCGGATTTCGTCATTGTATCCGGATGCTCGTCCCGACAACGTGATTGTTGTTGTATTGACTGATGGAAAAGAGAACGCGTCCGAAACACCGCAATCGATGGTCCGAAGGCAGGTTGAATCTCGGCGAGAGGAGTTGGACTGGGAATTTCTCTTCATCGGTGCAAACCAAGATGCCGCCCTTACGGCGAGCAGCATGGGCATAGACACCGACCGTTCGCTGGACATGGCACACAGTAGTGAAGGAACGAGGGCAGCTTATGAGTCTACCTCAGAACGAATTCGACAGGCACGTGAAGAGGGTACGACAGGAGGGTTTGAACAGACAGACCGTCAGAAGCAAGACCAGGCGAGAGATTACGAGCAGTAG
- a CDS encoding Nmad3 family putative nucleotide modification protein, whose protein sequence is MSLVLVGIAADSQNASNCPPIFDDGQFEYIPIPEQYETTETATYASEGHDKYLSYVVYDGEETAAFDNVPIHYDPNFEALTFGDPGKSRSKLLTLAPDDIIGFYSGLTPPGQRRPKHRYLIGYFVVDRVVDFNSLNEEQISTEVERNRQNAHIKRYLRCRDRRHLEDLVIVQGKRPGGLLDEAVKLSGGRPDASNYYFTKEWLDAWEPSTEYLGGIKPVIAADIGKAEFIDSLERVAGIYM, encoded by the coding sequence ATGTCGTTGGTGTTGGTCGGAATCGCCGCCGACTCACAGAACGCGTCCAACTGTCCTCCCATCTTCGACGATGGTCAATTCGAGTATATTCCGATTCCCGAGCAGTACGAAACCACGGAAACTGCGACGTACGCGAGCGAAGGCCACGATAAGTACCTCTCGTACGTGGTTTACGATGGCGAGGAGACGGCGGCATTCGATAACGTCCCAATCCACTACGACCCCAACTTCGAAGCCCTCACCTTCGGCGACCCCGGGAAGTCCCGAAGCAAATTGCTTACGCTTGCACCCGACGATATCATCGGGTTCTACTCCGGACTCACCCCTCCCGGACAGAGGAGACCGAAGCACCGCTACCTGATTGGCTATTTCGTCGTTGATCGGGTCGTGGATTTCAACTCGCTCAACGAGGAACAGATCTCAACCGAAGTCGAGCGAAACCGGCAGAATGCTCACATCAAACGCTACTTGAGGTGCAGGGATCGGAGGCACCTCGAAGATCTCGTGATCGTCCAGGGAAAGAGACCAGGCGGGCTGTTGGATGAGGCGGTGAAGCTGAGTGGTGGCCGGCCCGACGCTTCGAACTACTACTTCACGAAGGAATGGCTTGACGCGTGGGAACCCTCCACTGAGTATCTAGGAGGCATCAAGCCCGTGATAGCCGCTGATATCGGCAAAGCGGAGTTCATCGACTCACTGGAACGCGTGGCGGGGATATACATGTGA